GACAACCATAGAAACAGGACAAAAGATGatggaattgcactttttttcccatttcgctCCACTTAAAttgtttaaaagttttccagtacattaaatagtactgttgaaaaatacaacttgtctgtaaaaaaaacaagccctcaggcatcTAGGTTGGTAAACAAATataggaattatgattttttttaaaaaggggggagcAAAAGccgaaaaagaaaaaatccttaaaggggttaacccCCCACGGAACTCTGATTGTGGAAGGCCAATGTGTTTGGTTCCAGATGAAAAGGTGAGAGGTGATACACTGTAACCTGGAGTTCTAAAATCTTGGAGTTCTGAAACTGGCCCTACCAAGGAAGGAGGGGGTGACTAGAAGTTGCATGTGTGCTGCTTCTACTTGACATGTTAGAAAGGAGGCATGATGGGGTCTGTTGGGGCTCGCATTAACCTGTTAGGGCACAGTTGGCAGTTTAGTTGTTTTTCTCCATCCTATAAAGACATTTCTGTAGGGCAGATAGGTGTCAGGTGAGTTCATGGGTCAAGGAGAGCCCCCTGCACTGGGCAGTCCTGCGGTGCCCTGGATGCCATGCCTGACACATATGTATGAGCTAGTCGTACACCCCGCTATGGCAGACAGGACTACCTGGCACTGGGGATTGTGGCTTTGCTGAGAACTTGCAGGGACATTCCTCCGTGTGATAACGGCGCACTGTGGATGCAGGCTACCTTGTGTCCATAGTGAATATGCATATTATTCCGGGAGGGGTGAGAGTGGGGGGGGTCGGCATGTGCGGGGTCTCCCAGTCTGCTTACAGGGGCGGGGGGGAGTGCTCACAGGGAGGGGGGACCGGGGGGCGGACACAGATTCTCAGCCTGGGGGGGGATCAGACACAAAGAGGCTGCGGAGGATCCGGTCAGAGCTACCCCTGTGTCCGGTGCGGGGGGGTTCCGGTATCCGGTTGGGGGTGTCAGTTTCCGGGGTTGAGGAGCAGATTGGAGAGCGCGGCAATTTACCGGGAACCTGCAACCGGGGCCCCTGAGAAGAGCGGCGCGCGCACCCGCGGAGGGCAAGGGGAGGAGCTACGTGGGTACGCGCACCAGGTGACATCACCCTGTACCCCCAATCTATAATAGGGGACCCTGCATAGATGGCCGTAATAATCTGTAGATCAGGCCTGGCTGGCTCTCCCGCCCCCAGACACCTCTGTGCCCGCAGACATTGACAGCCCCCACTGTACTGCAGGACATGACACATGTGCCCACCTGCCTGCTCTTCCCTGCCCACCTTGTGGTGTAGTTATGCATAAGACAACTAAGTGGCAGGTGACCCATCTGTGATGCCCCCTAGTCAGGCAAGGGTTAACTGTGCCCACTGAACCAGCAGAAGAAGTGTTTTTTATGACTTGACATAAAACTACATTGTTTCCCCGGGGTTCCAGGCCTTCCTCTGTCCTTGTTACATAACATTCCATgcttaactcttttttttttttttggagggcatctTGCTTTTCCCCCAACCAAGAAGGGATGCCAGCAGGGGGTGAAGTTTGTGAAGCCCTGAAGAAGAGTCTCATGTGATGGCTCGTCTAGATGTTCTGTAATTTCCTGTTTCTGCCTCTGATTGCATTAGTTTTCTGTCCATCCTTAGGTGTAGAGTTCTGTGCCCTCGGATACCATGGAGCGTTTGGCAGAGGGCTGTGGGCCGTCATGTTTCACCTATCAGGTGCGTCAACACAGCTCCGATGTTCTCAATCAACTCAACCAGCAGCGTAAGAGCGGCGGGCGCTTTTGCGATGTTGTTCTTCGTGTCGGAGAGGATAGTTTCCCTGCCCATCGCGCTGTTTTAGCCGCCTGCAGCCAATACTTTGAGTCCGTGCTTGGAGAAGCAGAGGGGCCAGTTCCACGGGAGCTTGAGATGCACACAATCAGCTCCAAGGTTTTTGGGGACATCTTAGACTTTGCATATACGGCTCGCATCATTATCCGGCTGGAGAGTTTTCCAGAGCTTATGACCGCTGCCAAGTTCTTGTTAATGCGCTCAGTTATTGATATTTGCCAAGAGGTCATTAAGCAGTCCAATGTCCAAATCTTAGTGCCCCCTACACGACCAGAACTCATGCTTTTTCGATCAGGGGCTTCTGACCTTGGATTTCCATTAGACATGACTAATGGGACTGTCATGAGTGGCTCAGGTATTGCAGGGTCTTTAGGGGACGATGAGGAGGACTCTGTTCGTCCAGGTCCAGCTGTGCCAAGTCAAGCTTCCCTTCTAGCACTTGGCGGTTCATCACAAATTCTACCGTCTCAGTACCAAATGGGAGTACAAGGACTTGGAAGCAAACGAGGTCGTGGCCGGCCGAGAAAGCCCAGTGTTTTAGATTCGGTACTTTTCGGAGCCGTGGGTGGTTTGCGGGATGCAGGAGTACTTCCTTGTGGACTTTGTGATAAAGTCTTCACAGACCCTATACGACTGCGCCAGCATGAGGCACAGCATGGCGTTACCAGCCTGCAGCTGGGATATGGAGACCTACAGGCACCTCGTATTGGAGAGAATGGGCTCACCCAGGAGGAATCAGGGACCCCTAGAAAAAGGAACCGAGCAAGAAAACAGGTAGCTTGTGATTTGTGTGGGAAGATTTTCCGAGATGTCTACCATCTGAATAGACACAAGCTGTCCCACtctggagagaagccatattcttgTCCTGTATGCGAACTGCGCTTCAAACGTAAAGACAGGATGTCCTACCATGTACGCTCACATGATGGTTCGGTTGGCAAGCCCTACATCTGCCAGAGCTGTGGAAAGGGCTTTTCTAGGTGAGTTCAGCCTGCATGGTCTTTGGGGGAATGTTGATTATTTGGGACACATTTATCACATTTATTTGGAGAATATGAATGAAAATGGCACTTTGTGACCTTTTATTAATACACTGCAGTCCAATCTTGTGACCCATTTCCTTCCATGAAAGTTACCGTATTTTACTTTAATTACGTAAGTGCAATGATATCTACGTTCTTCGCGTTATCCCGTATAACTCCGtatactatgccttactattggaGACACATATTTGTAAAGATCTCTGCCTTTACCATTGTTGACAGAATGTTATTGTATCTGCTAGTTAGCTGATGGACCTCTCGTTATGATCTACTTACAGTGTCAGTAAGGTAAGAAAGTAGTAAGAACTTAGAAAATTCTCATCCCCAAGGTGAGTATAGTCAGATTGCTACAGTtcttaggcttcctacacatggCCAAGTGAAACTGGGCCCATTATCGCGCAGGTGCGATGTACtggcggatgcgaggcattttttcgTCCCATCACTTTGGTAAGgttgcgattagagatgagcaagcatactagctaaggacaattacttgatcgagcattgtccttaacgagtatctccccgctcggaagaaaaggttcgagtgccggtgcgggtgacaggtgagttgcggccatgagctggcggggggggggggggggagaggaagagagagctctcccctccgttcctccccgctctcccccgtcgctccctgcccgccgccggcagccgaatctttgctcccaagcgggcaggtactcgctaagggcaatgctcgatcgagcaattgcccttagcgagtacgctcgctcatctctagttgtgatcctTTGATGCAGATTTCTTAGTTGTCTCAGAGAATcagcaaatgtttcccattgcttttagtggaaAACTTCACATGGCCAAAAAGTATACACTGCACCCCCAGACTTCAGTGGGGATCTACatagtttgttttttgcattttccttCTTCACCCCAATATTTTCTCATAAGTAAAGGGCATTCAAGCAATTTATTCAAGCCTGTTAGAGAATTGCGTTATAATTATATACTCAGAATTGGTGCACAATGTTGAATTCATATTACTGTTTCTAATGTAGAGAGTTAACATAACAGCTGGACAAAGTtggttttcaatgaggccggcaaaAACATCGCACGGTATGTGAGGTGCGTGCGAGTGCggtgcaaggtttccccattgaaaacaatgggaaacatttgcagATTTCACACGACTGACAAAATTGCGCAAGATGTGTGCAATGCAagtcgcacaaatctcgcgcgaatatgaacctcattcttttgcaTGGAGTCATATACTTTAGCAATATggcagaacgcatcgcccattgacttcaatgggacctttaatgcctcACATGCCgtgtgagtgcgatgcgaggcttcccattgaaatcaatggaaaacacttccgatcctctatcgcaCGTGAAACTCGCACAATAGGATCGGAAATTCAGAGATGTGTTGTGGGGCGTTGTTGCCTGTTcacgagtgcaatatcgggccgagtttcacggACTGTTATCGCACTCACCACGTATAGGTAACCTAATAGGAATGATGGACAAGACCTTCTTACTATAGGTAGTATCGCTGTATTAGTCTTCCTTCATACGGGCgcgaaaatcacgcaagatttgtgcgttgcaagatgcacacatctcacacaaatatgaacccaattcttttgaatggggtcatacacatgtgcgatgttttcctgcatggctctGTGATACAATGcgagaaacaaattgcagcacgtTCTAGCTTTCtgcgtgccctcgcatcgcaGTGCCCACTGTTCTCAgtgtggccggcggcagcagcatcgcaaCTTGTGCTAGGCgcacgcgatgcgaggtctccaattgaaaactctgcaatcctcagctgtggctgttttgacatgaaaacgcctcacattcgCGGGGAATTCACATATtgggaagtgcaatatgtggtcaggattcacggccccatatcgcactcgcctgtgtgaagttagcacCAGTCTATAGTCATACATAGCGGCTGAAAATCACATCTGAAAAGCGCATGTGATTTTACCACGATCTGCAATGTGATAATTGGTAACGCGGTTTTTACAGGGTGAAAcgtaaaataaactttttttacatgtaaaaaATGCACTTCCATTTATCACATTTTTGTCGAAAAACTTCATGCGATTTTAAACGTCACCTCTGCTGTGACGTCCTTATTTCATACTAGTTCTGGCCTAAACCGTACAGAACTCCATAAGCAGCGCTCTCTGAGGATATATGTATATGGCTGAGAAGCATATAAAGGAAAAGTTTGGGATACACTTCCGGAGGGTCTGGATGGTTCAGATGAAAGGTATTAGTAGCTGTGTACGGTATGTTGTGAAGTAGCTAGATGGCAGTTTTATGAAAAAGTCTCGAAAGTAAATTAGATTCTGCTTATTCATCCTCCTCAGCGCAAATGTTGACTTCAGCTTAAAGTATAGGAAACTAAGTTTATCCGAGCTTAGTAGCCACCAAATGCTGCTGTTTGTTTAACCTTAAAATGCTGGAATGTACTTCTGTGTAGCGTTTGCTTTGCACTGTTTATACAGCATGATCAGAACTTTAGtcagatgtgtgtatatatatatatatatcagtgccACGTTTAGAGAACGACCGTTACATTGTTGCTGAGTGCTAATATTTCACCTCATTAATAGATGTGTACATTGTAACTATTCGTTGCTGCTGGCTGCACTTGTAATGGAAGTTCTTTGCATGCAAAACACTGTCAGCTCCCCACACCCCCCTGTTTTCATTTACCCGTGGGACGCCATCTCAGAATGTGTGCACCAAGGGCCCCCCACCCAAATGGAGGATTGCAGCTTGCATCCACTGATTGGTCGGAAGGAGATAGGGAGGGGAGCCAAAAGAACTACAAAGACACACTCTCCTCCCCATCAGGAAAATGTGATCTGCACCCTCCTCCTTGCAAAGGACATAGGGACACAGCGAGCGAGGGGAGGGCTGCAGCTAGCACTGAGCATGTGTGGGTGGATGAGGAGCGAGGCTCCGGAGGAACACTCACACACAGCTATTTGCAGATAATAACGTTGGCACTATTGTGTCATTTCTGCTGGCTTTAATCGGCAAGACTTTCTCCATTCCAGTGTGGTATTACTAGAACATATGTCAATGACAAGTATTGCTCCTATCCTATTTATCATCTACACTGATCTGATACCCTGGCAGCTGCCACGCTCCGCTGGATTGCACAGGGTGCTTAATTATTAACCCCGTGCAAAGCTCTAATATGCACCAAGCAGACGTGTTTTT
This region of Eleutherodactylus coqui strain aEleCoq1 chromosome 5, aEleCoq1.hap1, whole genome shotgun sequence genomic DNA includes:
- the PATZ1 gene encoding POZ-, AT hook-, and zinc finger-containing protein 1 isoform X3; its protein translation is MERLAEGCGPSCFTYQVRQHSSDVLNQLNQQRKSGGRFCDVVLRVGEDSFPAHRAVLAACSQYFESVLGEAEGPVPRELEMHTISSKVFGDILDFAYTARIIIRLESFPELMTAAKFLLMRSVIDICQEVIKQSNVQILVPPTRPELMLFRSGASDLGFPLDMTNGTVMSGSGIAGSLGDDEEDSVRPGPAVPSQASLLALGGSSQILPSQYQMGVQGLGSKRGRGRPRKPSVLDSVLFGAVGGLRDAGVLPCGLCDKVFTDPIRLRQHEAQHGVTSLQLGYGDLQAPRIGENGLTQEESGTPRKRNRARKQVACDLCGKIFRDVYHLNRHKLSHSGEKPYSCPVCELRFKRKDRMSYHVRSHDGSVGKPYICQSCGKGFSRPDHLNGHIKQVHTSERPHKCETLKPDDNAKRRSFCESMPTVMETDGVMESLVMKPPSTIQEKLTNTCNASFATRDRLRSHLACHEDKVPCQVCGKYLRAAYMADHLKKHSEGPSNFCTICNREGEKCQHGEQESSDSYGDLSDGSDLKSPEKQNCNGSYPTYDLVIPKKIEPESEKRYPCSECGSFFRSKAYLNKHIQKVHARPLGASLGDLGSTLGPALGPALGPALGPPLGPPLGASLGASLGPALGSALASPFSPQQNMSLLESFGFQIVQSAFASSLVEPEVEQQGIGGEGK
- the PATZ1 gene encoding POZ-, AT hook-, and zinc finger-containing protein 1 isoform X1; translation: MERLAEGCGPSCFTYQVRQHSSDVLNQLNQQRKSGGRFCDVVLRVGEDSFPAHRAVLAACSQYFESVLGEAEGPVPRELEMHTISSKVFGDILDFAYTARIIIRLESFPELMTAAKFLLMRSVIDICQEVIKQSNVQILVPPTRPELMLFRSGASDLGFPLDMTNGTVMSGSGIAGSLGDDEEDSVRPGPAVPSQASLLALGGSSQILPSQYQMGVQGLGSKRGRGRPRKPSVLDSVLFGAVGGLRDAGVLPCGLCDKVFTDPIRLRQHEAQHGVTSLQLGYGDLQAPRIGENGLTQEESGTPRKRNRARKQVACDLCGKIFRDVYHLNRHKLSHSGEKPYSCPVCELRFKRKDRMSYHVRSHDGSVGKPYICQSCGKGFSRPDHLNGHIKQVHTSERPHKCETLKPDDNAKRRSFCESMPTVMETDGVMESLVMKPPSTIQEKLTNTCNASFATRDRLRSHLACHEDKVPCQVCGKYLRAAYMADHLKKHSEGPSNFCTICNRGFSSASYLKVHVKTHHGALLSAGPHPPDSVPNGAALFHCVRTCGVKEGEKCQHGEQESSDSYGDLSDGSDLKSPEKQNCNGSYPTYDLVIPKKIEPESEKRYPCSECGSFFRSKAYLNKHIQKVHARPLGASLGDLGSTLGPALGPALGPALGPPLGPPLGASLGASLGPALGSALASPFSPQQNMSLLESFGFQIVQSAFASSLVEPEVEQQGIGGEGK
- the PATZ1 gene encoding POZ-, AT hook-, and zinc finger-containing protein 1 isoform X2 translates to MERLAEGCGPSCFTYQVRQHSSDVLNQLNQQRKSGGRFCDVVLRVGEDSFPAHRAVLAACSQYFESVLGEAEGPVPRELEMHTISSKVFGDILDFAYTARIIIRLESFPELMTAAKFLLMRSVIDICQEVIKQSNVQILVPPTRPELMLFRSGASDLGFPLDMTNGTVMSGSGIAGSLGDDEEDSVRPGPAVPSQASLLALGGSSQILPSQYQMGVQGLGSKRGRGRPRKPSVLDSVLFGAVGGLRDAGVLPCGLCDKVFTDPIRLRQHEAQHGVTSLQLGYGDLQAPRIGENGLTQEESGTPRKRNRARKQVACDLCGKIFRDVYHLNRHKLSHSGEKPYSCPVCELRFKRKDRMSYHVRSHDGSVGKPYICQSCGKGFSRPDHLNGHIKQVHTSERPHKCETCNASFATRDRLRSHLACHEDKVPCQVCGKYLRAAYMADHLKKHSEGPSNFCTICNRGFSSASYLKVHVKTHHGALLSAGPHPPDSVPNGAALFHCVRTCGVKEGEKCQHGEQESSDSYGDLSDGSDLKSPEKQNCNGSYPTYDLVIPKKIEPESEKRYPCSECGSFFRSKAYLNKHIQKVHARPLGASLGDLGSTLGPALGPALGPALGPPLGPPLGASLGASLGPALGSALASPFSPQQNMSLLESFGFQIVQSAFASSLVEPEVEQQGIGGEGK
- the PATZ1 gene encoding POZ-, AT hook-, and zinc finger-containing protein 1 isoform X4; the protein is MERLAEGCGPSCFTYQVRQHSSDVLNQLNQQRKSGGRFCDVVLRVGEDSFPAHRAVLAACSQYFESVLGEAEGPVPRELEMHTISSKVFGDILDFAYTARIIIRLESFPELMTAAKFLLMRSVIDICQEVIKQSNVQILVPPTRPELMLFRSGASDLGFPLDMTNGTVMSGSGIAGSLGDDEEDSVRPGPAVPSQASLLALGGSSQILPSQYQMGVQGLGSKRGRGRPRKPSVLDSVLFGAVGGLRDAGVLPCGLCDKVFTDPIRLRQHEAQHGVTSLQLGYGDLQAPRIGENGLTQEESGTPRKRNRARKQVACDLCGKIFRDVYHLNRHKLSHSGEKPYSCPVCELRFKRKDRMSYHVRSHDGSVGKPYICQSCGKGFSRPDHLNGHIKQVHTSERPHKCETCNASFATRDRLRSHLACHEDKVPCQVCGKYLRAAYMADHLKKHSEGPSNFCTICNREGEKCQHGEQESSDSYGDLSDGSDLKSPEKQNCNGSYPTYDLVIPKKIEPESEKRYPCSECGSFFRSKAYLNKHIQKVHARPLGASLGDLGSTLGPALGPALGPALGPPLGPPLGASLGASLGPALGSALASPFSPQQNMSLLESFGFQIVQSAFASSLVEPEVEQQGIGGEGK